From the genome of Spinacia oleracea cultivar Varoflay chromosome 2, BTI_SOV_V1, whole genome shotgun sequence, one region includes:
- the LOC110792522 gene encoding uncharacterized protein: protein MASDGSWTDQNREESREVEPNEDRLVVRDTSAEKSSAGILSIWHCILTRYLAICANNDGRPKEEEKTHYTMIEIYRHMRHLRLAMNGIENPDSISISEIAKPFNSMFTIISEDEWVEQLQSLMQEVITMRDSLDDIKELLLVTDLNKCVVENDNQPKNLICLLTLWYWFAAWSSPVDQSENLSSATADFMEAIEAQDKSLGFLLVCTSQIQLKEQQQLQIIFSKLLLMLKSDPKHWTDVLTRFIDAMSSTPKAPETLMTSSMHLEPFQNANKFDSISNPPITTTLAISFLPSLANIVKAVVQTAVVKLVVENGIKAGKALCTKVAENSDEILETLKGAAKVVGRAQVAGNTGVIVHY, encoded by the exons ATGGCTAGTGACGGATCTTGGACCGATCAAAATAGGGAGGAATCAAG GGAGGTTGAGCCCAACGAAGATAGGCTAGTAGTTAGGGATACATCTGCGGAGAAAAGTTCAGCCGGAATCTTGTCAATATGGCATTGCATATTGACAAGGTACTTGGCTATTTGTGCAAACAATGACGGGAGGCCGAAGGAGGAGGAGAAGACACACTACACAATGATAGAGATCTACAGGCACATGAGGCATTTACGTTTGGCAATGAACGGGATCGAAAACCCAGATTCAATCAGCATCTCTGAAATAGCAAAACCCTTCAATTCCATGTTCACTATAATCTCAGAAGATGAATGGGTTGAACAGCTTCAATCCCTGATGCAGGAAGTAATAACTATGAGAGATTCTCTCGACGATATCAAGGAACTTCTACTTGTTACTGATTTAAACAAGTGTGTTGTTGAAAATGATAACCAACCAAAAAATTTGATCTGTTTGCTAACCCTTTGGTATTGGTTTGCTGCTTGGTCCTCCCCGGTTGACCAATCGGAAAATCTTAGTAGTGCAACTGCAGATTTCATGGAGGCTATTGAGGCACAGGACAAATCGTTGGGATTTCTTCTTGTTTGCACCTCCCAAATTCAACTCAAGGAGCAACAACAGCTTCAAATTATCTTCTCTAAGCTCCTTCTAATGCTGAAATCAGACCCCAAACATTGGACGGATGTTTTGACCCGATTCATTGATGCAATG TCATCTACACCAAAAGCACCCGAAACTCTGATGACTTCGTCGATGCATCTGGAACCATTTCAAAACGCCAATAAGTTTGATTCCATCTCGAACCCTCCTATAACAACAACATTAGCAATAAGTTTTCTCCCATCACTAGCGAACATAGTTAAAGCTGTGGTACAAACTGCAGTGGTAAAGCTCGTAGTTGAAAACGGCATAAAAGCTGGTAAAGCTCTTTGTACGAAAGTAGCAGAAAATTCTGATGAAATTCTAGAAACACTGAAAGGTGCAGCGAAAGTGGTAGGAAGAGCGCAAGTGGCAGGGAATACAGGAGTGATAGTCCACTATTGA